From the genome of Chanodichthys erythropterus isolate Z2021 chromosome 17, ASM2448905v1, whole genome shotgun sequence:
TGtggttttaaattattaaacaatatataCTGCTGCAATTTTAAGGTGCACAATGACTATAAAAACAAAGCTGCGTGCATTttgtggaagaacattgttttggttgtgctttggcTCTGCGTGACTGCAGATGAATATGATTAtcctactgctcataaaacattcactacttGGCTAAtgagagatatatatatataaccagtttagattgaaaggatctcaagctgatGACGTTACTGTAGCTTTGTATTCTTGATAAATCCTCCCTTCTTGTCAAGAGACCTGACATTTGGCTGTGCTGTTGACATCACTGGCACCTTAGAGGAGAGCCCAAGTAAGAAGCAGAATGTGGAGTTACAAGCTCAGTGCATTGAAGTGGTTGGAGAATGCAATCCTGTGGTGAGTCTTTACATTGGAATTGAGTCAGTGAGATGGAAAGTCATTTATAAGAAGTCATGAAAAGGTCACACTTGCTATAGTGACCCTGTATTGTCTGCTCTAGGACTTTCCTTTCAAGATCAAGGAGCGTCATTCTCTGGAGTACGTCAGGCAGTTTCCTCACCTCAGATGCCGAACAAATGCCTTCAGCTCCCTGCTCAGGATACGCAGTGAGGCTTCAGCTGCTATCCAGTCATTCTTCAGGGTAATAAAGTCACTATAAACACACTTTTGCTTAAAAGTTTGGGGGCAGCAAGATTTGTTTTTGAGagatgtctcttatgctcactaaagCTGCATTTGATTACTGCAAATATTATTatggtttaaaataaatgttttctattttaaagtgtaatttattcctgtgatgtcaaagctgaattttcagcataattttactccagtcttcagtgtcacatgatccttcagaaatcattctaatatgctgatttgctgctcaagaatcaTTACGTATTATCaaatttgaaaacagttgtgctgcttaacattttttgtagaaatgaaacaaacatgtGCTTTAACTGCAGACTCTCAGCTTTAATTTGAGGGTATTTACATCCAAATCAGGTGAACGGTGTAGGAATTACAGTAGTTTTTATATGTGCCTCCCACTTTTTAAGGGACCAAAAGTAATGGGACAATTGGCTGCTCAGCTGTTCCATGGCGAGGTGTGTGTTATTCCCTCATTATCCCATTTACAAGAAGCAGATAAAAGGTTCAGAGTTCATTTCAAGTGTGCTATTTGCATTTGGAAACTTTTGCTGTCAACTCTCAATATGAGATCCAAAGAGCTGTCACTATCAGTGAAGCAAGCCATCATtaggctgaaaaaaaaaaaaaacaaacccaTCAGAGAGATAACAAAAACTTTAGGTGTGGCCAAATCAACTGTTTGGAACATCCTTAAAAAGAAAGAACGCACCGGAAGAATTCTTTCCCTGGTGAAGAAAACACCCTTCACAACAGTTGGCCAGATCAAGAACACTCTCCAGGAGGAAGGTGTATGAAATGTGTGTCAAAGTCAACAATCAAGAGAAGACTTCACCAGAGTGAATACAGAGGGTTCACCACAAGATGTAAAACACTGGTGAGCCTCAAAAACAGGAAGGCCAGATTAGAGTTTGCCAAACAACATCTAAAAAAGCCTTCGCAGTTCTGGAACAACATCCTATGGACAGATGAGACCAAGATCAACTTGTTCCAGAGTGATGGGAAGAGAAGAGTATGGAGAAGGAAAGGAACTGCTCATGATCCAAAGCATACCACCTCATCAGTGAAGCGTGGTGGTGGTAGTGTCATGGCGTGGACATGTATGGCTGCCAATGGAACTGGTTCTCTTGTATTTATTGATGATGTGACTGCTGACAAAAGCAGCAGGATGAATTCTGAAGTGTTTCGGGAAATATTTTCTGCTCATATTCAGCCAAATGCTTCAGAACTCATTGGATGGCGCTTCACAGTGCAGATGGACAATGACCCGAAGCATACTGCGAAAGCAACcaaagagttttttttaaggGAAAGAAGTGGAATGTTATGCAATGGCTGAATCCGATTGAGCATGCATTCACTTGCTGAAGACAAAACTGAAGGAAAAATGCCCCAAGAACAAGCAGGAACTGAAGACAGTTGCAGTAGAAGCCTGGCAGAGCATCACCAGGGATGAAATCCAGCGTCTGGTGATGTCTATGTGTTCCAGACTTCAGGCTGTAATTGACTGCAAAGGATTTGCAACCAAGTATTAAAAAGTGAAAGTTTGATTCATGTCCCATTACTTTTGGTCCCTTAAAAACTGTTGTAATTCCTACACCGTTCACCTGATTTGGATGTAAATACCCTCAAATTAAAGCTAAAAGACTGCAGTTAAAGCACATCTTGTTCGTTTAATTTCAAATCCATTGTGGTGGTGTATAGAGCCAGATAGATTAGAATTGTGTCGATGTCCCAATATTTATGGACCTGACTGTATATTCCATATttgttaataatttaaaatcggctaattaacattagttaactacatttgtAAACgtgaactaaaaatgaaaattaattctAAAGCACATATTAACCTTCATGGTAATTTCAAGATTTACTAATACATCATggaaatcaaaagttgtatctgttaaacggatagttcacccaaaaatttgatgtttatctgtttacccccagggcatccaagatgtaggtgactttcagtagaacacaaatgatgatttttaactccaaacgTTGCCGTCtatcagtcgtataatgcatgtcaatgggaacttcgtctataagagtaaagaaaaacatgcacagacaaatccaaattaaaccctgcagctcatgatgacacattgatgtcctaagacatgaaacgatcagtttgtatGAGAAAaggaacagtatttatatcattttttacctctaatacaccactatgtccaactgccttgagcattcggttagtgaggtctgaaaacacgctctgatgccggaagtgatctctcgcgtgTATACGTCAATGAGCACGAGAGATCACTTCTGTTGTCTGAGTgcattcagacctcacacaccggatgTGAACACCTTTCTTGTAGATTCAATGTGTTAATTGTTGTTACAGGATAACAGTTATGTGCAGATACACACACCAGTAATCACCTCAAATGACTGTGAAGGAGCTGGAGAACTCTTCCAAGTTAAGGTACAACTCAGATTTAGAGTCATTTGCATATTTTAGGATGTACTGCTTAGTTCAGGTGTGAATTGTGAGATGTAGCAACAAGTAATTCCTGTTTGAATCCATGGCAACTGATTGTTATTTGTGTTCTCTGAAGCCCGCAGGTGATAAAAATGACTCGGATGACCCAAACCCACATTTCTTCTCGGTGCCAGCTTATCTAACAGTCTCAGGACAGCTGCACCTGGAGGTGATGGCAGGGTAAAGTCAAAAACTACATGTATTGATATTCAAAAGTTGATCTTAGTTTTATGTTATTATTAGGGATGTCAGTTGATTAGGAAGCTTAATTGTTGTATTGCATATCAATATTTGCTGAGAAAACCTAATGAAAATAAGTGAATACTGAATAATTTGAATAATCATTGCAATATGTATTTAAGATAAATCAGATCTGTAGCTTTATGAGAATCATTAGTTAAAGGTGAATGCTAAACTGTTTTGTGATTGCTGGTTGTCTGTTGCAGTGCTTTTCCAGCAGTGTACACATTTGGCCCTACGTTCAGAGCGGAGAACTCTCAAAGCAGGAGACACTTGGCAGAGTTTTACATGGTAGAGGCGGAGATTGCCTTCACTGAGTCACTGGATGACCTGATGAAGGTAGAAAACTCACTACTGCTCACTCCATCAATTATATGCATTATCAAGCAACTGATTGTGGTTTTAAATGGATTTGATACTGTTGGCGGTAAcattaaagttattaaaattAATCCAATGTATACAGGAATGTGCACACAATTTTTATCATATGGTGATTTAAAAAATCTTGTATAATATTACTTGCTGTGATGTTTGTTTGCTtggtttttattgtatttatgtgatatttttatttttgtaattgagtTTTTGCCATAAAATAGCCTCAGATGCTGACAtggcattaaataaaataaaattatactaCACTATACTTCTCCAGGTAATGGAGAATTTATTCAAGGCCACCACAGAGCATGTGCTGTCCCATTGTGCAGAAGATGTAGAGTTATTTCACAAATATATGGCACCAGGACACAGGGTATGACAAACAATACTATTGTTTCTTATGCAAGGGGCTTTTAGAGCCACCATAACGGCTGTAATAAACTCTGTTTCAACTCTTTTGCACATCCCCAGGACCAAGTGGATCTCATGTTGAAAAGAAAATTTAATATGTACGTATTATATTTCAGTTCAATCAGTCAGTTTTAAGTCCTTCAAAATAGGCATTGAGCTTGGGATTAGGATGAATATAAGCTGTTACAAGTAAGAATTCTTTcgaaaaataattaattaattaatttgtgatttttgattgTGTAACTGTGAGATCTGTGAAccatacatttttattgcacTCTTTTAAATCAACTTATATTTGCTTTCTACAGCATTTCTTACACTGAGGCGATAgacattttaaagagcagttcacAGAACTTTACATTCAGTACTGAGGTAAGTAAAGTACAGCatatgtttgtgttttaaataGTTACTATATAGAGAGATGTACATTTCACGCATTTCATGTATAGTGCATTATCAttcaaaagcttggggtcaataaaaaagtaatacttttattcagcaaggatgcatttagttaatttaaaagtgacagtttaatgttacaaatgatttctgtttcaaataaatggtgtatcatgttttccacaaaaatatgaagcggCACAACATtgataaattttaatttttttttttttttttgagctgtAAATtagcatatttgaatgatttctcaAGGTTCGTCTGACACAAGACTGTCATTGATGctgaaaagtcatttttttcatCAAAGGAAATAGAAAAAAGAGTTAttctaaattgtaatatttcacaatattactgtttttacttatttttgatcaaattgtCAAAATGTGAGCAtaagaaaaatgtttaaaaaaatcgtACCAATCCAAACTTTTCAGTGGTGGTGTATAAATCAGTTTGagaatatttattgttttatatatattgaatataacattgttttaagaGTATTCTGCTTTTATTTGTCATATGCTTTACATTAGTGGGGCTGTGATCTTCAGACAGAACATGAGAAGTTCCTAGTGAAACATTGTGGAAACGTCCCAGTGTTTGTCATTAACTATCCCTATGAGCTGAAGCCTTTCTATGCCCGAGACAACCAGGACCAGCCCAAGCACACTGTAAGAATGAGCTCTTACTCTTACTCCTGCCACAAGTTTTACTCAAGGACTTTTCATAAACCAGCTAATCTGTGTATGTTAAATATCTTTATATTATGCATTTAAAGCCTAGAgtaaatgctatttttttttttttttttggacaggCGGCTGCCGTAGACCTCTTGGTGCCTGAAGTCGGGGAGCTTTGTGGTGGATCCCTGAGAGAAGAGAGACTAGAACTTCTGAGCCAACGACTAGCACAGTAAGAGTCTCTTCACATTGtaatatgtaataaaatgtaatataatatgctGTAAGTGTTTGAGACATTGATACACtgcagttcaaaagtttggagttggtAAAATGTATTaaggtttttgaaagaaatctcctCTGCTGACCAAGgctattatttatttgatcaaatatacaataaaacggtaatattgtgaaatattattactatttaaaataactgttttcaattttaatatagtttaatttgtaatttattcctgtgatgctaagcggaattttcagcatcaatactccagtcttaagtgtcacatgatcctttctaaaatgctgatttgctgctcaagaaatatttctgattattatcaatagCTCTATTCAGatggtaattgtttctcatgtGGGCATAaggtaatttcaacatttacagggGTCAGTagtctgtgatatttttttttattttttttactgctgTACAAATTCAGAAtctcagtgtttttttgtttttgttttttccccaaCAACCCTCATAAAAATTCCTGGTCAAATTACATAATGTTTTTGACAAACGCTAAGATTGTGTGGTAATCGATTTGCCGTCCGAATCCACATCTATGAGTTCACAAGAAGGGATCAATTCAAAAGTCAATTTATAAATCCTTTTTGACCACTGCCAAGCACTGTACTTTCACAGATGTATTTCACAGGTTTTACTAGGTTGTATTCACTCTCATCTCCTGCATGTTTTCTCTCTTCTCACAGCGCTGGATTGAAGGACACATATGAATGGTAGGTTCAGAAGAACAATTTTTGCAGCTCATCCAGTTTTATTCCAAACTGAGGGTCCATTTACATGActacaatgtactaaaaacgctGTGTTATTCacgccaggccagtagttggcgatgtcactttgtacaGAAAAACTAcgcacctatagactgaacacatgaTACACATGACGTTACTTTTTTCAGACATTTACgttgtttttaaaagtttgcattttcagacccccaaaacactgttgtcatgtaaatgaacagccaaaacgcaTTTAatgttttccgtttttagttgtGTCATGTAAACGCCTCATCATTTTTATCATCTTTGTGATTGAAAGGTATCTGCAGCTGAGAGAGTTTGGCTCCGTCCCCCACGGTGGTTTTGGGATGGGCTTTGAGAGGTACCTGCTGTGCATTCTGGGACTCCACAATATCAAAGATGTGATTCCATTTGCAAGATTCTCACACTCCTGCCTGCTttgaaattataaaattaaagaaaaaaattattaaatgtgcTTGTTCTTTATTTGCTTTACTGCGGTTCCTGGtgccccaacactgcacattgtGAATGTCTCTTCTGTCTGACACCTATTTCAGGTCTTtgagtctctactaatgagctgatgacttAAATAAGGTATGTTTGATTAGAGAAACATATAAAATGTGCAATGTTGGAGAAGCTCCAGAAACAGGCTTTGGGAATCactgtttttaaaacatctttTAGTCATTGTTTTTGACAATACTGTAAAATCAAACAGCTTTGACATTCTCTTGGTCTTCTCTTTTCATGGAATTATACTCAATTATTAAAGTTAAAACTGCAATATAACATTCTCAACTTCTAAGACAGAATCTCTGATCTTGTGATGTAAAACACTGACTTCCAAAAGAAAATATCTTTGGACATCATGTATTTTACTTTtgttaataacattaataacataATTCTTGTTTATTGAAGTATCAAGTAAATGTTGTCAATGAACATGCATAACAGTATATGATgtacattaaaatatgaatatatagacggctgtatatatttatatatgaatgtTTATTCACTTTTCATGTTTCAATTTATTGCACTTTCTATACAGAGATGCCAACATTGACAATAACAAATGTTCCCTGACCAGTGCGAAAGAAATTACACataaaactaaaatacatatacaattatataaataaaagagataaataaaacaaaaataaataaaagagagTTAATGTTGTTAAtaaaagttattataaagtgctAAACCAGACCAAATTTGCCTCACTGCAACAACACACAACGAGTTCTTTATTCATCAAGAGGAGAGGCTCAATACTGACAAATGCAAAAATCAGCTATATAATACAGTCAGGCAATTTGCTTCCTCATTAAACAGGCGAGTGCCATATTTTCCTCCTGTGGATGGCTAATATTTTAGCATTCTTCACCAAGATTAATTTCGCATTTATTAATAACCAACCCCCTTTTCTGGCCTCTTTACACTGCCTACTAGTTAGTACTTTTGTATACTTTTAAAGCATGGACTGGCACCAAAGTTTATTTCTgagtttatacattttaatctgCTTACAGAGACCTTTGAGATCCCAAAGATCTTAGCTGCTCCTTGAAATTCCTTAGtcatggttaaaaagtataagGAGATCACGCTTTCTCAGTTGCTGCTGAGTTGTGTAATGTCTTAGCAATGTCTGTCAGATCGTCTATCTCTGTAAACAAGTTTAAAACTCGTCTTAAGATGTATTTGTTTGATGAGGCCTTTGCTACTTTGTAAGGACCATTGGGTTTGGATTAGAACTTTGGATTACTTTCCATgtattttattgtgttttatctAATCTCTTTGTTGGTACACACATTTGATTTTGATCAAACTGGTTCTAATCAGTACAGAGACCGTAGTGAACGGTCCAGATGGACAAGTGCATCAGAGTCTCTTATTGACAGAGTGAAGGCTCTGACAGGAACCTCTGTTCAGATGAACTAAACTCTCAAATTATTTTCAAAagtacaattatttattttcacatccTTCGGAAAGCAATATCGCCAGATGCTAATGTTGCTGCTTCAAGCCAAGATGCAAGAGGCTAAAGCAGATGGATTGAGACACCACTGGATTCAGACACG
Proteins encoded in this window:
- the nars2 gene encoding probable asparagine--tRNA ligase, mitochondrial — its product is MMSLTLQRIPAFTTPLFCRWSSKVFQRHCSRVKMRVSDALASKETGTNVRIQGWVRSVRPQKDNLFLHVNDGSSLQPLQVVAGSHLNTRDLTFGCAVDITGTLEESPSKKQNVELQAQCIEVVGECNPVDFPFKIKERHSLEYVRQFPHLRCRTNAFSSLLRIRSEASAAIQSFFRDNSYVQIHTPVITSNDCEGAGELFQVKPAGDKNDSDDPNPHFFSVPAYLTVSGQLHLEVMAGAFPAVYTFGPTFRAENSQSRRHLAEFYMVEAEIAFTESLDDLMKVMENLFKATTEHVLSHCAEDVELFHKYMAPGHRDQVDLMLKRKFNIISYTEAIDILKSSSQNFTFSTEWGCDLQTEHEKFLVKHCGNVPVFVINYPYELKPFYARDNQDQPKHTAAAVDLLVPEVGELCGGSLREERLELLSQRLAHAGLKDTYEWYLQLREFGSVPHGGFGMGFERYLLCILGLHNIKDVIPFARFSHSCLL